The Fimbriimonadia bacterium genome has a window encoding:
- a CDS encoding MinD/ParA family protein, which yields MRTIAVTSGKGGVGKTNLSANLGLALASLQKRVVIFDADLGLANLDIVLGTRAAFNLQNVVSGEKRLLDVVATGPGGVRYIAGGSGVETLVNLSGPQLESFLMGLEELQSSTDYLIFDTGAGVDAHVMMFLEAADETLLVATPDPASLTDAYATAKVLYGRKPDAVVRLVVNMAEDDAQASALYVKLQSIVKQFLGKSLQYAGAIRHDPKAIQYIRQRKPFLLADRGLQASRGVLTIASVIAGQAIEQEQGGIVNRLRSVFGLERRTA from the coding sequence ATGAGGACGATTGCAGTTACGAGCGGAAAGGGTGGCGTCGGGAAGACCAACCTGTCGGCGAACCTGGGTCTCGCTCTCGCCTCGCTTCAGAAGCGCGTGGTGATCTTCGATGCGGATCTGGGCCTTGCCAATCTGGACATCGTACTGGGAACGCGGGCCGCGTTCAATCTGCAGAACGTGGTGTCGGGGGAGAAGCGGCTCTTAGACGTGGTCGCCACGGGACCCGGCGGCGTCCGATACATCGCAGGCGGATCTGGTGTAGAGACCCTTGTCAACCTGAGCGGGCCCCAGCTCGAGTCGTTCCTGATGGGTCTGGAGGAGCTCCAAAGCTCCACCGACTACCTCATCTTCGATACCGGCGCAGGGGTGGACGCGCACGTGATGATGTTCCTGGAGGCCGCCGACGAGACGCTGCTGGTCGCCACACCCGACCCAGCGAGCCTCACGGACGCGTACGCCACCGCCAAGGTGCTTTACGGACGAAAGCCGGATGCCGTGGTGAGGCTGGTGGTGAACATGGCGGAGGACGACGCCCAGGCCTCCGCCCTGTACGTGAAGCTGCAGTCCATCGTCAAGCAGTTTCTCGGTAAGTCGCTGCAGTACGCAGGCGCGATCCGTCACGACCCGAAGGCCATCCAGTACATCCGGCAGCGGAAGCCGTTCCTTCTGGCCGATCGGGGGCTCCAGGCTTCTCGGGGCGTTCTCACGATAGCCTCTGTCATCGCTGGACAGGCTATAGAACAGGAGCAGGGCGGGATCGTGAACCGCCTACGTTCGGTGTTTGGGCTCGAACGAAGGACGGCTTAG
- a CDS encoding DivIVA domain-containing protein, whose translation MARETDREPLFRLAFRGYSPPEVHEYLDQLGREIEQTTAQVRALEAERVRLREQADEATAELARLSAELETERASRARVESEMEALRQEVARLEAERAALGEQLAADRNRTEKILSAAQEAAEQMKSRARKESDGILRAAIERAERFDKETRQKREEFEAEQARLRREFEEFLANARQVAQSFIHTVDQAELR comes from the coding sequence ATGGCAAGGGAAACTGACCGCGAACCGCTGTTTCGGCTCGCCTTCCGAGGCTACTCACCCCCGGAAGTTCACGAGTATCTGGACCAGCTAGGACGCGAGATAGAGCAGACGACGGCTCAGGTTCGGGCACTGGAGGCCGAGCGCGTGCGCCTTCGAGAGCAGGCGGATGAGGCCACGGCCGAACTCGCCCGACTAAGCGCGGAACTGGAAACCGAGCGGGCGTCTCGCGCACGGGTCGAGTCCGAGATGGAAGCGCTCCGACAGGAAGTGGCTCGGCTCGAAGCGGAGCGAGCGGCACTCGGCGAGCAGCTAGCAGCGGACCGCAATCGCACGGAAAAGATCCTCTCGGCGGCGCAGGAAGCGGCCGAACAAATGAAGTCCAGAGCTCGCAAGGAGAGCGACGGCATCCTGCGGGCCGCCATCGAGCGGGCGGAACGCTTCGACAAGGAGACGAGGCAGAAGCGGGAGGAGTTCGAGGCCGAGCAAGCACGGCTCAGACGCGAGTTCGAGGAGTTCCTAGCGAACGCGCGTCAGGTCGCCCAGAGCTTCATCCACACCGTGGACCAGGCAGAGCTCCGCTAA
- the radC gene encoding DNA repair protein RadC, translating into MSALDDLTVRLQRHGPGSLAPVELLALLLDAGPNGEDPVDTSRGLLQQLGGIRRLGDVAPADLQGIPVSPVAVCRVLAALELGRRVFQAGLGERTVICGPEDVAREFSHLRDERREHFCAILLDSKGHILKSRTVSIGALDTTVVQPREVFREAVREGAASVIVAHNHPSGDPEPSEEDLAVTRRLAEAARILGVDLLDHVILGENRHVSLHERGVI; encoded by the coding sequence GTGAGCGCACTCGACGACCTGACGGTCCGGTTGCAGAGGCACGGGCCGGGCTCGCTGGCCCCCGTAGAATTACTTGCGCTCCTTCTTGACGCCGGTCCCAACGGTGAAGACCCCGTGGATACAAGCCGCGGTCTGCTGCAGCAGCTCGGGGGCATCCGCCGCCTCGGAGACGTGGCGCCCGCCGACCTGCAGGGTATCCCGGTGTCGCCGGTCGCTGTGTGTCGGGTGCTGGCCGCGCTGGAGCTGGGCAGGCGGGTGTTTCAGGCAGGGCTCGGTGAGCGCACGGTGATTTGCGGACCCGAGGACGTGGCCAGAGAGTTTTCTCACCTGCGCGACGAGCGCCGCGAACACTTCTGTGCCATCCTACTCGACTCGAAGGGCCACATCTTGAAGAGCCGAACGGTTTCCATCGGAGCACTCGACACCACGGTGGTGCAGCCGAGAGAGGTTTTCCGGGAGGCCGTCCGCGAGGGCGCGGCGAGTGTCATCGTAGCCCACAACCACCCGAGCGGCGACCCCGAACCGAGCGAGGAGGACCTCGCCGTGACCCGGCGGTTGGCAGAGGCGGCGCGAATCCTGGGCGTGGACCTTTTGGATCACGTGATCCTTGGGGAGAACCGCCACGTTAGCTTGCACGAGAGAGGTGTGATATGA
- a CDS encoding haloacid dehalogenase, whose translation MSDSGWAQVMEDLRQTLTLQHQGREAALPLCRQVVQSSSRAIRSIHRKEFDEARAKLDATRQLVRDMQAALAPYPELCYSNYRSDAEKEYVEGEAVLAIVLNRPLPSPEDLEVTIPAYMNGMAEASSECRRYVLDLMRAGNLAEADRIMSVMEEIYDELITVDFPDSLTGGLRRTCDALRTVLERTRSDLALTHIQTELLRAIGKAMDKLGG comes from the coding sequence ATGAGCGACTCAGGTTGGGCGCAAGTGATGGAGGACCTGCGGCAAACCCTGACCCTTCAGCACCAAGGACGCGAAGCCGCTTTGCCTCTATGCAGACAGGTGGTGCAATCCAGTTCCCGAGCGATTCGCAGCATCCATCGCAAGGAGTTCGACGAGGCGCGCGCCAAGCTCGACGCGACCAGGCAACTGGTGCGCGACATGCAGGCCGCCCTCGCCCCCTACCCCGAGCTGTGCTATTCCAACTACCGTAGCGACGCCGAGAAGGAGTACGTCGAGGGCGAGGCGGTACTGGCAATCGTGCTAAATCGGCCGCTGCCCAGTCCAGAGGATCTCGAGGTAACGATTCCTGCGTACATGAACGGAATGGCGGAGGCATCTTCGGAGTGCAGGCGATACGTTCTCGACCTAATGCGTGCTGGCAACCTCGCTGAGGCCGACCGCATCATGTCCGTTATGGAAGAGATCTACGACGAATTGATCACCGTGGACTTCCCCGACAGTCTTACCGGTGGTCTGCGCCGGACCTGCGATGCGTTGCGGACAGTTCTGGAGCGGACGCGCTCCGATCTTGCCTTAACCCACATACAAACCGAGCTACTCCGCGCAATCGGCAAAGCGATGGACAAGCTGGGCGGCTAG